In one window of Mastigocladopsis repens PCC 10914 DNA:
- a CDS encoding plasmid pRiA4b ORF-3 family protein translates to MTDSEKLVIYQLHIFILDISPMIWRRVKIRSDSTIADLHYMIQIVMGWTDSHLHRFIIHGKDYGIAQIGGMWFSDDPKVVKLSDFSWRMRERFLYEYDFGDNGVLYHFTKSLIQIKHQE, encoded by the coding sequence ATGACCGATTCTGAGAAACTTGTCATCTATCAGCTTCATATTTTTATCCTGGACATCAGTCCAATGATTTGGCGTAGGGTCAAAATCCGCAGTGACAGTACAATCGCCGATTTGCACTACATGATCCAGATAGTAATGGGGTGGACGGATTCCCACTTACATCGTTTCATAATTCACGGTAAGGATTACGGGATTGCTCAAATTGGGGGAATGTGGTTTTCTGACGACCCTAAAGTTGTCAAATTATCAGATTTTAGCTGGAGAATGCGAGAACGTTTTTTATACGAATATGACTTCGGTGATAACGGGGTCTTATACCATTTCACGAAAAGCCTGATACAAATAAAGCATCAAGAATAA
- the iscB gene encoding RNA-guided endonuclease IscB: MQVFVLDQQKQPLDPCHPKRARQLLKSGRAAIFKRYPFTIILKDRKLENSTISNHRLKIDPGSRITGLAIVQEQTGRVVFASHLTHRGFQIREALLARRQIRRSRRNRKTRYRKAKFLNRRRSKGWLSPSLNSRVENIITWVNRLRKSCPTTALSQELVKFDTQLIQNSSIQSVEYQQGTRAGYEVREYLLQKWNYKCAYCQAENTPLQIEHILAKSKGGSNRISNLTIACERCNIKKGNKPVEEFLKRKPELLKQILSQSKKPLVDAAVVNTTRWELFRRLQAIGLPVETGSGGLTKYNRTTRDLEKAHWIDSCNVGISTPEKLLLKGVKPILIKATGHGTRQIARTNKYGFPNRYCPRNKFHFGFQTGDIARAVVTKGKKIGIYIGRVATRSSGSFNISTKNGLVQGISHQYCQIVQKKDGYGYS; the protein is encoded by the coding sequence ATGCAGGTATTTGTCCTAGATCAACAAAAACAACCACTCGATCCTTGTCATCCAAAACGAGCAAGACAACTACTTAAATCTGGTCGTGCTGCCATCTTCAAACGCTATCCCTTTACTATAATTCTAAAGGATAGAAAATTAGAAAATTCAACTATCAGCAATCACAGATTGAAAATTGACCCTGGTTCGCGCATTACAGGATTAGCAATAGTTCAAGAGCAAACAGGTAGAGTAGTATTTGCTAGTCACCTTACCCACCGTGGTTTTCAAATCCGAGAAGCATTGCTTGCTAGAAGACAAATTAGAAGAAGCAGGAGGAATAGAAAAACCAGATACCGTAAAGCTAAATTTCTCAACCGTCGTCGCTCGAAAGGCTGGCTTTCGCCATCGCTTAATAGCCGAGTAGAAAATATCATAACTTGGGTTAATAGATTAAGAAAAAGTTGCCCAACAACAGCACTTTCTCAAGAACTGGTGAAATTTGACACACAACTAATTCAAAACTCAAGTATACAAAGTGTGGAATATCAACAAGGAACCAGAGCAGGATATGAAGTACGCGAGTATTTACTGCAAAAATGGAATTACAAATGTGCATACTGTCAAGCAGAAAATACGCCACTACAAATTGAACATATTCTTGCCAAAAGTAAAGGAGGAAGTAATCGAATTTCAAATCTCACTATTGCATGCGAAAGATGCAATATTAAGAAGGGAAATAAACCAGTAGAGGAATTCTTAAAACGTAAACCTGAATTACTAAAACAAATATTATCTCAATCAAAAAAACCACTAGTTGATGCAGCAGTGGTAAACACTACTAGATGGGAACTATTCAGAAGATTACAAGCAATAGGTTTGCCAGTGGAAACAGGTAGTGGTGGATTAACCAAATATAATCGTACGACTCGAGATTTGGAAAAAGCCCACTGGATAGATAGTTGTAATGTTGGAATTAGTACACCTGAAAAACTTCTTCTTAAAGGAGTAAAACCAATTTTAATTAAAGCAACTGGACATGGAACAAGACAAATAGCTCGAACCAATAAATATGGATTTCCCAATCGATACTGTCCTCGAAATAAGTTCCACTTTGGATTTCAAACAGGCGATATCGCTCGCGCAGTTGTTACTAAAGGCAAGAAGATTGGAATTTATATTGGCAGAGTAGCAACTAGAAGTAGTGGTAGCTTCAATATCTCAACCAAAAATGGATTAGTCCAAGGTATTAGTCATCAATATTGTCAAATTGTTCAAAAGAAAGATGGGTATGGGTACAGTTAA
- a CDS encoding DEAD/DEAH box helicase, giving the protein MVLQPSSSIYSKQHGIIQISTIIGNNLYFRKGNISQIIFNWEEEIEQGNLTPLQDAPSLKNLIYQEIATELEGRNKLAYCDVIPEQAAKSQPIPENIHSAVNNALIQLGINQLYFHQIQAWEAYNQSSDIILETPTSSGKSISFLLPVIHECLKGNSCIIFFNLKALAFDQEEKIKEFINLLPESIRPAILNINGDTPAQERKKLYTHKPSIICVTPDVWNHELTNYQFDNYNFIETLRKISIIVVDEAHFYSGIFGANFALLNRRTQLMIETAGGNLSKVKYIYASATINNSQEIAQKISNRRENITVINQNDARKAETTFISLKPQNSILYTTAQIAALLVSKDVVGICFCDSREMVKALTQTIRKILSENGLSHLKNTISAFYANLKNNQRRKIIADIKSGEVKFIVSTSALEAGLDLGCIDAVLICGYPGSILSFRQRAGRAGRKEEGLVVFIPSRQSILDSYYSKHPDRLLTDPPEVINFNPNFENLLTWHILACCKESRPTINQIIRHFGQSGLAIANQLINENKLVYSFNSKLACARHLGYIHGDIKIRGSRNNNINYINTSNGEEFEQSAINTALREVYPDAIYTAQDFDGNPVWYKSSELKIKEGQAFLKPIGQTNLFTRPQGVIKFEEVKTTSEAKSIKLPRGVIELTPKICKISESVIGYKIYNRESRWTCPNRDCRNHNQSLASKLENCLICNSQLTERDIIQLVEEVPYKEAFTISYSTSCLQVTIDRQAKIFFKSKVDKFRSEIKNQKYVSREERELFEYNETEICIHSLAHQLMLALPLVEHGASSKDIDFILHEEPTQPNSFGYFFDTVEGGTGMCDTLFQYLEKAVFKAKFLVEHCPCKHGCSNCTVIYRCPDDNTAISKQVGLFILQDLIQEQVQTL; this is encoded by the coding sequence TTGGTATTACAACCAAGCAGCAGCATCTACTCCAAGCAGCATGGAATAATTCAAATTAGCACAATCATCGGTAACAACCTTTATTTCAGGAAAGGAAATATCAGCCAAATTATCTTCAATTGGGAAGAAGAGATAGAGCAAGGAAATCTTACTCCACTTCAAGACGCGCCATCCCTAAAAAACCTAATTTATCAAGAAATAGCAACCGAACTAGAGGGTAGAAATAAACTTGCCTACTGCGATGTGATTCCCGAACAAGCAGCAAAGAGTCAACCAATACCAGAAAACATTCATTCAGCAGTCAATAATGCACTTATTCAATTAGGAATAAATCAATTATACTTCCACCAAATTCAAGCATGGGAAGCATACAATCAATCATCAGATATAATTCTCGAAACTCCAACAAGTAGTGGCAAATCAATATCATTCCTACTTCCAGTTATTCACGAATGTCTCAAAGGCAATTCATGCATCATTTTCTTTAACCTTAAAGCCCTAGCATTTGACCAAGAGGAGAAAATAAAGGAGTTCATCAACCTCTTACCAGAGTCTATTCGCCCTGCAATTCTCAATATTAATGGCGATACTCCAGCTCAAGAGCGTAAAAAACTCTATACACATAAACCTTCGATTATTTGTGTCACACCCGATGTTTGGAATCATGAACTTACCAACTACCAATTTGATAACTACAACTTCATTGAAACACTACGCAAAATTTCCATCATTGTAGTAGATGAAGCTCACTTCTACAGCGGAATCTTCGGTGCGAACTTTGCTCTACTCAACCGCCGCACCCAACTAATGATAGAAACAGCTGGAGGTAATTTATCTAAAGTCAAGTATATTTACGCCTCAGCTACTATCAACAACAGTCAAGAGATAGCCCAAAAGATTTCCAATCGCAGAGAAAATATTACGGTAATTAACCAAAATGATGCAAGAAAAGCTGAAACCACTTTTATCAGTCTTAAACCCCAGAACAGTATCCTGTACACAACTGCTCAAATAGCAGCTTTACTCGTCAGTAAAGATGTAGTAGGAATCTGCTTTTGCGACAGTCGGGAAATGGTCAAAGCCCTAACCCAAACTATCCGCAAAATATTAAGCGAAAATGGGTTGTCTCACCTCAAAAATACTATTTCTGCATTTTACGCCAACTTGAAAAACAACCAAAGGAGAAAAATAATTGCAGATATCAAATCCGGAGAAGTCAAATTCATTGTCTCAACGTCTGCCCTCGAAGCTGGGTTAGACCTGGGATGTATAGATGCTGTTCTCATTTGCGGGTATCCTGGTAGTATCTTATCCTTCCGCCAAAGAGCGGGTCGTGCTGGCAGAAAAGAAGAAGGACTGGTGGTATTTATCCCCTCCAGACAATCAATCTTGGACTCGTACTACTCGAAACATCCCGACCGACTGTTAACCGATCCGCCGGAGGTCATCAATTTTAATCCGAATTTTGAAAATCTACTCACGTGGCATATCTTAGCTTGCTGTAAGGAATCACGCCCGACAATCAATCAAATTATCAGGCATTTCGGGCAATCAGGACTTGCGATCGCAAACCAACTCATAAATGAAAATAAGCTGGTATACAGCTTCAACAGCAAGCTAGCGTGCGCCCGCCATCTGGGTTACATACACGGCGATATCAAAATTAGGGGGAGTAGGAACAACAACATCAACTACATAAATACCTCAAACGGAGAGGAATTTGAACAAAGCGCAATTAACACTGCCTTAAGAGAGGTATACCCTGATGCAATTTATACAGCCCAAGATTTTGATGGCAACCCTGTCTGGTATAAATCATCAGAGTTAAAAATCAAAGAGGGACAAGCTTTCCTCAAGCCTATCGGACAAACAAACTTATTCACACGCCCTCAAGGAGTCATTAAATTTGAGGAGGTTAAAACTACTAGCGAAGCAAAGTCAATCAAACTACCGAGGGGAGTGATAGAACTCACACCTAAAATATGTAAAATATCTGAGTCGGTAATCGGATACAAAATATACAATCGGGAATCAAGATGGACTTGTCCAAATCGAGATTGTAGAAACCACAATCAATCTCTAGCAAGTAAGTTAGAAAACTGTCTCATATGCAACAGTCAACTCACAGAAAGAGACATAATCCAGCTAGTAGAAGAAGTGCCATATAAGGAAGCTTTTACTATTAGTTATTCTACAAGTTGTCTGCAAGTTACAATCGACCGACAAGCAAAAATTTTCTTCAAATCAAAAGTAGACAAGTTTCGGTCAGAAATCAAGAATCAGAAGTACGTCTCCAGGGAGGAAAGAGAGTTATTTGAATACAACGAAACCGAGATTTGCATCCACAGTCTAGCACATCAACTTATGCTAGCATTACCACTAGTCGAACATGGAGCCAGCAGTAAGGATATCGACTTTATACTCCATGAAGAACCAACCCAACCTAACTCATTCGGCTACTTCTTTGATACAGTTGAAGGAGGAACCGGAATGTGCGATACGCTGTTTCAATATTTGGAAAAAGCTGTATTCAAGGCAAAATTCTTAGTGGAACATTGTCCATGTAAGCATGGATGTTCCAATTGTACTGTTATCTACAGATGTCCAGATGACAATACAGCCATCTCCAAACAAGTTGGATTATTCATACTCCAAGATTTAATCCAAGAACAGGTACAAACTCTCTAA
- a CDS encoding nSTAND1 domain-containing NTPase → MSRDALVVGINKYPFLKDLTGSYKHLKTPASDAEAIAQLLEQYGEFQVQRLPAVNQDGKLRVNPQQSVKLEELKKAITNLFHPQSGQVPETAILFFAGHGLHKSGDGSTEGYLATSDASPRKELWGLSLRWLRQMLHNSPVRQQIIWLDCCYSGELFNFAEIDLGEFEKGRDRCFIVASRDFQVAYAQAQGEHGVLSGALLQGLNPTLQSDKWVTNYTLVDFVKEALKEAPQHPICKNSGGQIILTGTQSVISSVCPYKGLAYFDFNEEDPKYFYGRELLTKQLVEKVRQSNFLAVLGASGIGKSSVVRAGLLYQLKLGEILPGSDRWKIYEPFTPGEHPLESLEQLIGVRPDQLQALIQAATDRQVLVVDQFEEVFTQCQDDAERQNFFECLLGAVEGLGNKLCLLLVMRADFQGKCAEQEYKGLISKIDQNLIRVMPMNQEELKEVIIKPAEQVGIEVERELVTRIVEDFEGASSNLPLLQYVLKELWQQKTLNRLTLSEYTRLGGVKKTLEKQANKIYESLLPDEQLVAKRIFLQMINIGEGTDDTRRSVSKGNLVIKQQSESLVNLVIERFAKVGLLITYEQEINHKRVALVEIAHEALIRHWSLLRQWVNKNREMLMRKQDIEDAAKQWQDQDKPLDSGYLLRGQRLFDAVDLLNSDRNIDVFSLSSLSQEFIEVSTKEWEREKTQEKLQNEAPKLIDLVKAEPVEGLVKIIQCTGQSLDKLSCQVLSPVQDSLKRAIEIVFEKNICQGDKTEVRAVAIVPDTNLVISGGLEGSVRVWDLKGNLFCKSLEHGCAVNSVAISADAKYIVVGCVDGKVWVWQNWMQNPRSHTFQSHEGEVRSVSISQNSQYIVTGGDDKLVKLWDLNGKIQNIFEGHEGRVMSVAISQDHQYIISGGGEFDHTVRLWHRQDPNKFHIFEGHKERVNAVAFSPNGEYVVTGSNDKTARLWNLQGESLIVFPGHRWYINSVAFSHDGKNIASGSAEGVLLVWDLNGKEICKLSDGLEGSIKSIAFSPDNQFLVSGNWDGKQSKTLRIWDLNKYPISQTFIGHENEICSVAFSLDSQYFVSGSSDKTIRVWKWKENQIYNLVLSHEQRVNAIALSCIGQDPDKQYILSGSSDRSLRLWNLKGDLIWQLATTDSVYSVAFSQNGNYIVSGTHDGSVMVCDLQDRKIMETLKIHDGAVTTVAFSQDNLYVVSGGGDCTVQVWDLKSNQIGNRLRKHDDAVNKVAFTKDNFVISGSWDGTVRLWDLEGEEISQLLPPKNRDWVHSVAFSPDGQYIVTGSLHGSLRLWDNQGIQIGDPFPAHTDAVRAIAFSPDGQYIVSGSWDNTVRIWGIGNWQTWLEVACNRLRYHPVLQNPETEVAKQACEVCRQYIWESE, encoded by the coding sequence ATGAGTCGAGATGCTTTGGTTGTAGGAATCAACAAATATCCTTTTCTCAAAGATTTAACGGGTAGTTATAAGCATCTTAAAACCCCTGCTTCCGACGCGGAAGCGATCGCGCAATTATTGGAGCAATACGGAGAATTTCAGGTACAAAGACTGCCTGCTGTTAATCAGGATGGTAAGCTGCGAGTTAATCCACAGCAGAGTGTCAAGTTAGAAGAATTGAAAAAGGCAATTACTAATTTATTTCATCCACAAAGTGGTCAAGTCCCAGAGACAGCAATACTATTTTTTGCAGGACATGGTTTACATAAAAGTGGGGATGGTAGTACAGAAGGTTATTTAGCAACAAGTGATGCCAGTCCCAGGAAAGAATTATGGGGTTTGTCCCTGAGGTGGTTGCGTCAAATGTTACATAATAGTCCAGTACGGCAGCAGATTATTTGGCTAGATTGCTGTTACAGTGGCGAGTTATTCAATTTTGCTGAGATAGATTTAGGAGAATTTGAGAAGGGAAGAGATAGATGTTTTATTGTCGCTTCTAGAGATTTCCAAGTTGCTTATGCACAAGCTCAAGGGGAGCATGGGGTTCTTAGTGGCGCTTTGTTGCAAGGACTTAATCCAACATTACAATCTGATAAATGGGTTACTAATTATACTTTAGTTGATTTTGTCAAAGAGGCTTTAAAGGAAGCACCACAGCACCCAATCTGCAAAAATTCTGGTGGTCAAATCATCCTCACGGGTACGCAGTCCGTTATTTCCAGCGTTTGCCCCTATAAAGGATTAGCTTACTTTGATTTTAATGAGGAAGATCCAAAGTATTTTTACGGTCGAGAATTACTAACAAAGCAACTTGTAGAGAAAGTCCGTCAAAGCAACTTTCTTGCTGTGTTAGGAGCATCAGGAATCGGTAAGTCTTCCGTTGTAAGAGCCGGACTACTGTATCAGCTGAAGTTAGGGGAGATTTTACCAGGAAGCGACAGATGGAAAATTTACGAACCATTTACCCCAGGTGAGCATCCTCTCGAAAGTTTAGAGCAGCTAATTGGTGTAAGACCTGACCAACTACAAGCTTTGATTCAGGCTGCTACTGATAGACAAGTGCTAGTAGTAGATCAATTTGAGGAAGTTTTTACTCAATGTCAGGATGATGCAGAACGACAAAACTTTTTTGAGTGTCTTCTAGGAGCAGTGGAAGGCTTAGGAAATAAACTTTGTTTGCTGCTGGTAATGCGCGCGGATTTCCAGGGTAAGTGTGCAGAGCAGGAATATAAGGGACTAATTAGCAAAATTGACCAAAATCTAATTAGAGTTATGCCCATGAACCAAGAAGAGTTGAAGGAGGTTATTATTAAACCTGCCGAACAAGTAGGTATAGAAGTTGAGCGTGAGTTAGTTACTAGGATAGTCGAAGATTTTGAAGGAGCATCCAGTAACTTACCTCTATTACAGTATGTTTTAAAAGAATTGTGGCAACAGAAAACCTTAAATAGATTAACTTTATCTGAGTATACCCGCCTTGGTGGGGTGAAAAAAACTTTGGAAAAACAAGCTAATAAAATTTATGAATCTTTACTACCAGACGAGCAATTAGTTGCTAAACGTATTTTTTTACAAATGATCAATATAGGAGAGGGGACAGATGATACTCGCAGGTCTGTCTCTAAAGGTAACTTAGTTATAAAACAGCAATCAGAATCTCTAGTTAATTTAGTAATTGAACGTTTTGCCAAAGTAGGTTTGTTAATAACTTATGAACAAGAAATTAATCACAAGCGTGTAGCATTGGTAGAGATTGCCCATGAAGCATTGATTCGACATTGGTCATTATTACGCCAATGGGTCAATAAAAATCGCGAAATGCTCATGAGAAAACAAGATATTGAAGATGCTGCCAAGCAATGGCAAGATCAAGACAAACCTCTAGATTCAGGATATCTACTACGAGGTCAAAGATTATTCGATGCAGTAGATTTACTCAATAGTGATAGGAATATAGATGTTTTTTCTCTATCATCTCTAAGTCAAGAGTTTATTGAAGTTAGCACAAAAGAATGGGAGCGAGAAAAAACCCAAGAAAAACTACAGAACGAAGCACCAAAACTAATTGATTTAGTCAAAGCTGAACCAGTAGAAGGCTTAGTCAAAATTATTCAATGCACTGGTCAAAGTTTAGATAAATTATCGTGTCAGGTTCTCAGCCCAGTTCAGGATAGTCTCAAAAGAGCAATAGAAATAGTTTTTGAAAAAAATATTTGTCAGGGTGACAAAACTGAGGTGAGAGCAGTTGCTATTGTTCCTGATACTAATTTAGTTATCAGTGGCGGTTTAGAAGGCAGCGTGCGGGTTTGGGACTTAAAAGGGAATTTATTTTGCAAGTCTTTGGAGCATGGATGTGCCGTAAATTCCGTTGCTATTAGCGCCGACGCAAAATATATTGTTGTCGGTTGCGTGGATGGGAAAGTGTGGGTGTGGCAAAATTGGATGCAAAATCCTCGTAGTCATACTTTCCAGAGTCATGAAGGTGAAGTCAGGTCTGTTAGTATTAGCCAAAATAGTCAATACATTGTTACTGGTGGTGATGACAAACTTGTCAAGTTGTGGGATTTAAATGGGAAGATTCAAAATATTTTCGAGGGGCATGAAGGTCGGGTAATGTCCGTTGCTATTAGCCAGGATCATCAATATATTATCAGTGGAGGTGGTGAGTTTGACCATACTGTACGGTTGTGGCATAGGCAAGACCCTAATAAATTCCATATCTTCGAGGGGCACAAAGAGAGAGTCAATGCTGTTGCTTTTAGCCCAAATGGTGAGTATGTTGTTACTGGCAGTAATGATAAAACTGCTCGGTTGTGGAATCTTCAAGGAGAGTCTTTAATTGTTTTTCCAGGACATAGATGGTATATCAATTCAGTAGCTTTTAGTCACGATGGCAAAAATATTGCTAGTGGAAGTGCTGAAGGTGTTTTACTCGTGTGGGATCTCAATGGTAAGGAAATATGTAAATTGTCGGATGGACTAGAGGGGAGCATAAAATCTATCGCTTTCAGTCCAGATAATCAGTTCCTTGTTAGTGGTAATTGGGATGGGAAACAAAGTAAAACATTAAGAATATGGGATCTAAATAAATATCCAATCAGCCAAACTTTTATTGGGCATGAAAACGAGATTTGCTCAGTCGCCTTTAGTCTAGATAGTCAGTACTTTGTTAGTGGTAGTTCAGATAAAACCATTCGAGTATGGAAGTGGAAAGAAAACCAGATTTATAATCTAGTGCTAAGCCATGAACAAAGAGTGAATGCAATTGCATTGAGTTGCATTGGTCAAGATCCAGACAAACAGTATATTCTTAGTGGAAGCAGCGATCGGAGTTTGCGCCTGTGGAACCTGAAGGGAGATTTAATTTGGCAACTAGCAACAACAGACTCTGTCTATTCTGTCGCCTTTAGTCAAAACGGTAATTACATTGTGAGTGGTACTCATGACGGGTCTGTAATGGTTTGCGATCTCCAAGACCGTAAAATTATGGAAACGTTGAAGATACATGATGGTGCTGTGACAACCGTCGCCTTCAGTCAAGATAACCTTTACGTTGTCAGTGGCGGTGGAGATTGTACTGTACAAGTGTGGGATTTAAAGAGTAATCAGATTGGCAACCGATTGCGAAAACATGACGATGCTGTAAATAAAGTTGCTTTCACCAAAGACAATTTTGTAATTAGTGGTAGTTGGGATGGAACTGTGCGTTTATGGGATTTGGAAGGAGAAGAAATTTCTCAATTGCTACCACCGAAAAATAGAGATTGGGTACATTCAGTTGCTTTCAGCCCTGATGGTCAATACATTGTTACTGGTAGTCTGCATGGATCATTGCGTTTGTGGGATAACCAGGGAATCCAAATTGGTGATCCCTTCCCAGCCCATACAGATGCTGTCAGAGCGATCGCCTTTAGTCCGGATGGGCAGTACATTGTCAGTGGCAGCTGGGATAATACAGTCAGAATTTGGGGTATAGGAAATTGGCAGACTTGGCTGGAAGTAGCGTGCAATAGATTACGCTACCATCCAGTCTTGCAAAATCCTGAAACAGAAGTAGCCAAACAAGCCTGTGAAGTCTGTCGTCAGTATATTTGGGAAAGTGAATAA
- a CDS encoding helix-turn-helix domain-containing protein, with amino-acid sequence MAGVTKVEIYESAEELQELLRKQKIVSSRERIQALYLLKIGHVKTIQDVAVVLGRARVTVQRWLKDYTESGIKGLLS; translated from the coding sequence ATGGCTGGAGTCACCAAAGTAGAAATATATGAGTCAGCAGAAGAATTACAGGAACTGCTGAGAAAACAAAAAATAGTATCAAGTCGTGAACGGATTCAAGCGTTGTATTTGCTGAAAATAGGTCATGTAAAAACAATACAGGATGTAGCGGTGGTGCTAGGGAGAGCAAGGGTAACGGTACAAAGATGGTTGAAGGACTATACCGAATCAGGAATAAAAGGTTTATTGTCA
- a CDS encoding IS630 family transposase has product MPQYLEVIKKHIIAPVDKQKKIRYWCGDETRVGLKTEPGRLITTKGVKPIGIMQWKRDNFYLYGLVEPLTGEHFIWEFSHLNTACFNIFLEKFSETYSQDIHILQLDNGAFHFSQHLKLPENIVLLFQPPHTPQVNPIERLWEEVKRHLTWESFSTLDELREFIWKRLEQLNTSIVASITGWDFILDALFVSGFS; this is encoded by the coding sequence CTGCCACAATACCTAGAAGTAATTAAAAAACACATCATAGCACCAGTCGATAAACAAAAAAAAATTAGATATTGGTGTGGAGACGAAACCCGTGTGGGGTTGAAGACTGAACCTGGGAGATTAATTACGACAAAAGGAGTCAAGCCCATCGGCATTATGCAATGGAAGCGGGATAATTTTTATTTATATGGATTAGTAGAACCATTAACTGGAGAGCATTTTATTTGGGAATTCTCTCATTTAAATACAGCTTGTTTCAATATTTTTTTAGAAAAATTCTCAGAGACTTATTCTCAAGATATACATATTCTTCAGTTAGATAATGGAGCGTTTCATTTTAGTCAGCATCTCAAACTACCAGAAAATATAGTTTTGTTATTTCAGCCTCCGCATACACCTCAAGTTAATCCAATTGAAAGATTGTGGGAGGAGGTTAAAAGGCATTTAACTTGGGAAAGCTTCTCAACTTTAGATGAATTAAGAGAATTTATTTGGAAGCGATTGGAACAATTAAACACATCAATCGTTGCTTCTATTACAGGTTGGGATTTTATTCTTGATGCTTTATTTGTATCAGGCTTTTCGTGA
- a CDS encoding helix-turn-helix domain-containing protein: protein MAGVTKVEIYESAEELQELLRKQKIVSSRERIQALYLLKIGHVKTIQDVAVVLGRARVTVQRWLKDYTESGIKGLLSTKKSPGRPPMINLQAREQLDRELQQPQGFKSYEEIRTWLKAVEGIEASYKVVHDTVRYQMKAKLKVPRAVGVKYDSEAELEFKKNCHNT, encoded by the coding sequence ATGGCTGGAGTCACCAAAGTAGAAATATATGAGTCAGCAGAAGAATTACAGGAACTGCTGAGAAAACAAAAAATAGTATCAAGTCGTGAACGGATTCAAGCGTTGTATTTGCTGAAAATAGGTCATGTAAAAACAATACAGGATGTAGCGGTGGTGCTAGGGAGAGCAAGGGTAACGGTACAAAGATGGTTGAAGGACTATACCGAATCAGGAATAAAAGGTTTATTGTCAACGAAAAAGAGTCCAGGAAGACCGCCAATGATTAACTTACAAGCAAGAGAGCAGCTAGACAGAGAACTTCAACAGCCACAGGGATTTAAAAGTTATGAAGAAATACGAACTTGGTTAAAAGCAGTGGAAGGGATAGAAGCATCATATAAAGTAGTACACGACACAGTGCGCTATCAAATGAAAGCGAAGCTAAAAGTACCGCGAGCCGTAGGTGTCAAATACGATAGTGAAGCAGAATTGGAATTTAAAAAAAACTGCCACAATACCTAG
- a CDS encoding caspase family protein, whose translation MSRDALVVGINKYPFLKDSTGNYKHLTTPATDAEAIAQLLENHGDFRVKRFPNIIIDERLQVDPNTTVEAGTLKQAIADLFLPKSTKIPETALLFFAGHGIREDLNGLIEGFLATSDVNPRKSQWGVSLQWLWKTLQQSKVPQQIVWLDCCFSGELLNFNDTELRSHSSGCDRFLIAASRDYGVAYQQLDGKHGVFTGALLGERFFSGEMGLAMR comes from the coding sequence ATGAGCCGAGATGCTTTAGTTGTAGGAATCAACAAATACCCTTTCCTTAAAGATTCAACAGGTAACTATAAGCATCTCACGACCCCTGCCACTGACGCAGAAGCGATCGCCCAACTTTTAGAAAACCACGGTGACTTCCGAGTTAAACGGTTTCCTAACATCATAATTGATGAACGACTACAAGTAGATCCAAACACAACCGTTGAAGCAGGTACGTTGAAACAAGCTATAGCTGACCTATTTTTACCAAAAAGTACAAAAATACCAGAAACAGCACTACTCTTTTTTGCAGGGCATGGAATCAGAGAGGATTTGAACGGTTTAATAGAAGGTTTCTTAGCAACCAGTGATGTCAATCCTAGAAAAAGTCAATGGGGTGTATCTCTGCAATGGTTATGGAAAACATTACAGCAAAGTAAAGTACCACAACAAATTGTCTGGCTAGATTGCTGCTTTAGTGGAGAACTACTTAACTTCAACGATACTGAACTTAGAAGCCATAGTTCAGGATGCGATCGCTTTTTGATTGCTGCATCCCGTGACTATGGAGTAGCCTATCAGCAGTTAGATGGTAAACACGGGGTATTTACAGGCGCACTTCTAGGAGAGCGATTTTTTTCGGGGGAGATGGGACTGGCAATGCGGTAA